A section of the Salvelinus alpinus chromosome 36, SLU_Salpinus.1, whole genome shotgun sequence genome encodes:
- the LOC139564968 gene encoding interferon alpha-7-like: MAIQTITWMSAFLCLVQVFSMPMPCQLQGQLVRTTHNLLRDMGGHFPLECLQENVVMSFPATAFATSGAPQLSSSGAKAIYETLKNIDTLFGTDEMPTMWDQQKLEYFQNIIYRQIEESKCMMGSVDTSDYPIRAEGLKTYFGNIAAVLKEKNFSYCAWEVVRKELLYTLEFILKHNSDSLLWSNRT; encoded by the exons ATGGCAATTCAGACTATCACTTGGATGAGCGCCTTCCTCTGCCTCGTGCAAGTTTTCTCGATGCCCATGCCTTGCCAGCTACAAGGACAGCTGGTGCGAACAACCCACAACCTACTGAGAGACATG ggGGGTCATTTTCCTCTAGAGTGCCTGCAGGAGAATGTCGTCATGTCATTCCCAGCCACCGCATTTGCAACCTCCGGCGCGCCACAG TTGAGCAGCAGTGGTGCTAAGGCTATTTATGAGACATTGAAGAACATCGACACATTGTTTGGAACCGACGAAATGCCGACGATGTGGGACCAACAGAAGTTGGAGTATTTTCAGAACATTATCTACCGTCAGATTGAAGAGAGCAAATGT ATGATGGGCAGTGTGGATACAAGTGATTATCCCATCAGGGCAGAGGGCCTGAAGACGTACTTTGGGAACATTGCAGCAGTCCTAAAAGAAAAG AATTTCAGTTACTGCGCCTGGGAAGTGGTTCGAAAAGAACTCCTGTACACCCTAGAATTCATTCtgaaacacaactctgatagcctTCTGTGGTCCAACAGAACATGA
- the LOC139564969 gene encoding interferon alpha-17-like, with the protein MAIQTITWMSAFLCLVQVFSMPMPCQLQGQLVRTTHNLLRDMGGHFPLECLQENVVMSFPATAFATSGAPQLSSSGAKAIYETLKNIDTLFGTDEMPTMWDQQKLEYFQNIIYRQTEESKCMMGSVDTSDYPIRAEGLKTYFGNIAAVLTEKNFSYCAWEVVRKELLYTLEFILKHNSDSLLWSNRT; encoded by the exons ATGGCAATTCAGACTATCACTTGGATGAGCGCCTTCCTCTGCCTCGTGCAAGTTTTCTCGATGCCCATGCCTTGCCAGCTACAAGGACAGCTGGTGCGAACAACCCACAACCTACTGAGAGACatg ggGGGTCATTTTCCTCTTGAGTGCCTGCAGGAGAATGTCGTCATGTCATTCCCAGCCACCGCATTTGCAACCTCCGGCGCGCCACAG TTGAGCAGCAGTGGTGCTAAGGCTATTTATGAGACATTGAAGAACATCGACACATTGTTTGGAACCGACGAAATGCCGACGATGTGGGACCAACAGAAGTTGGAGTATTTTCAGAACATTATCTACCGTCAGACTGAAGAGAGCAAATGT aTGATGGGCAGTGTGGATACAAGTGATTATCCCATCAGGGCAGAGGGCCTGAAGACGTACTTTGGGAACATTGCAGCAGTCCTAACAGAAAAG AATTTCAGTTACTGCGCCTGGGAAGTGGTTCGAAAAGAACTCCTGTACACCCTAGAATTCATTCtgaaacacaactctgatagcctTCTGTGGTCCAACAGAACATGA